A portion of the Deinococcus terrestris genome contains these proteins:
- a CDS encoding CarD family transcriptional regulator, with amino-acid sequence MKTASFQPGDRVVLPPYGLGVVRDTCQRPVAGELLAYYRIEFPNTASQAYVPVDAPQGTGLRAALTSAELPTLLGHLQDSQTLNLPRQWAARHRRVTEILAGGDPYELATLTCELRRWNVERGLPDLDRQALRRAIRLLEQEVRGLEDPCACDVRSLLDHAWTETPN; translated from the coding sequence TTGAAAACTGCGTCCTTTCAGCCCGGTGACCGCGTCGTCCTCCCGCCCTACGGCCTGGGGGTCGTGCGTGACACCTGCCAGCGTCCGGTCGCGGGCGAGCTGCTGGCCTACTACCGCATCGAGTTCCCCAACACGGCGAGTCAGGCGTATGTGCCCGTCGACGCCCCCCAGGGCACCGGGCTCCGCGCGGCCCTGACGAGTGCGGAACTCCCCACGCTGCTGGGCCACCTGCAAGACAGCCAGACCCTCAACCTGCCCCGGCAGTGGGCGGCGCGGCACCGCCGCGTAACCGAAATTCTGGCGGGTGGCGACCCCTACGAACTCGCCACCCTCACCTGCGAACTGCGGCGCTGGAATGTCGAGCGCGGCCTCCCTGACCTCGACCGACAGGCCCTGCGCCGCGCGATCCGGCTGCTGGAACAGGAGGTGCGCGGCCTGGAAGACCCCTGCGCCTGCGACGTGCGTTCCCTGCTGGACCACGCCTGGACCGAGACGCCAAATTGA
- a CDS encoding HesA/MoeB/ThiF family protein, with the protein MTPDPLTREELRRYSRSLLVPEWLEAGAQERLKAARVLVVGAGGLGGPVLLHLAGSGVGQLVISDGDTVDLSNLHRQTHFSSHDLGRPKAQAAAERLQALNPWVEVETVPALNAANAAALIAEADLVVDATDNFDTRYLIADTCTAQGREWVWGAASGTSGLVSVFGPSLGLRDIFPDPADALSCAEVGVLGPVPAVVGHVMALEALKLLGEVGEPLRGRLWTFDGLTAGVRTLRLRPEVAPPSAKL; encoded by the coding sequence ATGACCCCGGACCCCCTCACCCGCGAGGAACTGCGCCGCTACTCGCGTTCCCTCCTCGTGCCCGAATGGCTGGAGGCGGGAGCACAGGAGCGCCTGAAGGCCGCCCGCGTGCTGGTCGTCGGCGCGGGGGGGCTGGGGGGGCCGGTGCTGCTTCACCTCGCCGGGTCGGGGGTGGGGCAGCTGGTCATCTCGGACGGGGACACGGTCGACCTCAGCAACCTGCACCGCCAGACGCACTTCAGCAGTCACGACCTGGGACGCCCGAAAGCCCAGGCGGCCGCTGAGCGACTTCAGGCCCTCAATCCCTGGGTGGAGGTGGAGACCGTGCCCGCCTTGAATGCCGCCAACGCCGCCGCCCTGATCGCGGAGGCCGACCTCGTGGTGGACGCCACCGACAACTTCGACACGCGGTATCTCATTGCGGACACCTGCACGGCGCAGGGGCGCGAGTGGGTCTGGGGCGCGGCGAGCGGCACCTCGGGGCTGGTCAGCGTGTTTGGCCCTTCGCTGGGCCTGCGCGACATCTTTCCTGATCCGGCCGACGCCCTCTCCTGCGCGGAGGTAGGGGTCCTCGGCCCGGTGCCCGCCGTCGTGGGACACGTCATGGCGCTCGAAGCGCTCAAGCTGCTGGGCGAGGTGGGCGAGCCGCTGCGGGGGCGCCTGTGGACCTTCGACGGCCTGACGGCGGGGGTGCGGACCCTGCGCCTGCGGCCGGAAGTGGCGCCGCCCTCTGCTAAACTGTGA
- a CDS encoding glycerol-3-phosphate acyltransferase, with translation MAFLVLVLSYLLGSLVAGVLYSRARGEDIRDRDLPGGSGTFRQYGPRAALMVGVLDVLKGIAAGLLARALLPEATWVATLGVVLGHCYPVFFRFRGGGGIAPLLGALAVTAPVTLGGTLLAALVLIPLYRVTLQRRVGMNAVPVATALALPLGLWLATRTGGLADLLAGGSVMALRAAHLLTGRGGRA, from the coding sequence ATGGCGTTCCTCGTCCTCGTGCTGTCTTACCTGCTCGGCTCGCTGGTGGCCGGGGTGCTGTATTCGCGGGCGCGGGGGGAGGACATCCGGGACCGGGACCTGCCGGGGGGCAGCGGCACCTTCCGGCAGTACGGACCACGGGCCGCCCTGATGGTCGGCGTGCTGGACGTGCTCAAGGGCATCGCGGCGGGCCTGCTCGCACGGGCGTTGTTGCCGGAGGCGACCTGGGTGGCGACCCTTGGGGTGGTGCTGGGGCACTGCTACCCGGTCTTCTTCCGCTTCCGGGGCGGGGGCGGGATCGCGCCGCTGCTGGGGGCGCTGGCGGTGACCGCGCCCGTGACGCTGGGCGGCACCCTGCTTGCCGCCCTCGTCCTCATCCCGCTGTACCGGGTCACCCTGCAACGCCGGGTGGGGATGAATGCTGTGCCGGTGGCGACGGCGCTTGCCCTGCCGCTGGGCCTGTGGCTGGCGACCCGGACGGGTGGCCTGGCCGACCTGCTCGCCGGGGGCAGCGTGATGGCGCTGCGGGCCGCGCACCTGCTGACCGGGCGGGGAGGACGCGCGTGA
- a CDS encoding stalk domain-containing protein: MEDHRRRSQAILTALLLGLSPLASAQGAAQLTVTTDQTVAYVNGVATPFPAAPRLIGGRTLVPLRETAALLGQPVTEVGGQLQVGRLNVDPARSAAFLAGAAQPSGSVADVGGIVYVPVRLLADALNANLSVGADGRTLTLSALAQGTNPLAPQARFSTDKTTYAPGERVVYTEYAFDPDGADLTARRWTGRQEVFFQPGTYTVSLQVTNSRGLQSVPFSRTIRVEGQAVDTPLTYALRYAEPGDRFPDPQIRGYPLATTQPTFRENHPLIFSNSPEVPTQSGILYQDSVSGRVRLLGYHLNGLKTGARLHILARNLESSPVELRTERQGETAPTRIETLLGQVTLLDYFASTGGPTLTLPPGETVPVYASPTLTPGTGVNVMQDLVASGRVELTFLMLEEGLPATAQVAQQLPYLPHDGKHQRGTFENAVRGLRVNLTSLPARLVIGDGQVDPAITGVDKLTGQPQRLLGNYGVRYHLEVYGAGGTAVAFSPRGGLYRGAMHVQDGPLAQTIKLPRTGNAIEPDQPVLLWRTQSDRLDLDLVPASGSNLPVSLIFYKTNGLGTGVGYGGLFKPYQP; encoded by the coding sequence ATGGAGGACCACCGCCGAAGGTCGCAGGCCATCCTGACCGCACTGCTACTGGGGCTGTCCCCGCTGGCCTCGGCCCAGGGCGCGGCCCAGCTCACCGTGACCACCGACCAGACGGTCGCCTATGTCAACGGCGTGGCGACCCCCTTTCCCGCCGCGCCGAGGCTGATCGGCGGGCGCACGCTGGTGCCCCTGCGCGAGACGGCGGCGCTGCTGGGCCAGCCTGTGACCGAGGTGGGCGGGCAGCTTCAGGTGGGGCGCCTGAACGTGGACCCGGCGCGGTCAGCGGCGTTCCTGGCGGGGGCCGCGCAACCCTCCGGCAGCGTGGCGGACGTGGGGGGCATCGTCTACGTGCCCGTGCGCCTGCTGGCCGACGCCCTGAACGCGAACCTCAGCGTGGGGGCGGACGGGCGCACCCTGACCCTCTCGGCGCTGGCGCAGGGCACCAACCCCCTCGCGCCCCAGGCCCGCTTCTCCACCGACAAGACGACCTACGCGCCCGGCGAGCGGGTGGTGTACACCGAGTACGCCTTCGACCCCGACGGAGCGGACCTCACCGCGCGGCGCTGGACCGGACGGCAGGAGGTCTTTTTCCAGCCCGGCACCTACACGGTCAGCTTGCAAGTCACCAACAGCCGGGGCCTCCAGAGCGTGCCCTTCTCGCGGACCATCCGGGTGGAGGGGCAGGCGGTAGACACGCCACTGACCTACGCCCTGCGCTACGCCGAGCCCGGCGACCGCTTTCCCGACCCGCAGATTCGCGGCTACCCGCTGGCGACGACCCAGCCCACCTTCCGCGAGAACCATCCCCTGATCTTCAGCAACAGCCCCGAGGTGCCCACCCAGAGCGGCATCCTGTACCAGGACAGCGTGTCGGGGCGGGTGCGGCTGCTGGGGTACCACCTCAACGGCCTGAAGACGGGGGCGCGGCTGCACATCCTGGCCCGCAACCTGGAAAGTAGCCCGGTGGAACTCCGCACCGAGCGGCAGGGTGAGACGGCCCCCACCCGCATTGAGACGCTGCTGGGACAGGTCACGCTGCTGGACTACTTCGCCAGCACGGGCGGCCCCACCCTGACCCTGCCGCCCGGCGAGACAGTGCCGGTGTACGCCAGCCCCACCCTGACCCCCGGCACCGGGGTGAACGTGATGCAGGACCTCGTGGCGTCGGGGCGGGTCGAGCTGACCTTCCTGATGCTGGAAGAGGGCCTGCCCGCCACGGCGCAGGTGGCCCAGCAGCTTCCGTACCTCCCGCATGACGGCAAGCACCAGCGCGGCACCTTCGAGAACGCCGTGCGCGGCCTGCGGGTCAACCTGACGAGCCTGCCCGCCCGACTGGTCATTGGGGACGGGCAGGTCGACCCCGCGATCACCGGGGTGGACAAGCTCACCGGGCAGCCGCAGCGCCTCCTGGGAAACTACGGGGTGCGCTACCACCTGGAGGTCTACGGGGCGGGCGGCACGGCGGTGGCCTTCAGCCCGCGCGGGGGCCTCTACCGGGGGGCGATGCATGTGCAGGACGGCCCCCTGGCCCAGACCATCAAGCTGCCGCGCACGGGTAACGCCATCGAACCTGACCAGCCCGTGCTGCTGTGGCGCACCCAGAGTGACCGCCTCGACCTCGACCTCGTGCCCGCGAGCGGGAGCAACCTGCCCGTCAGCCTGATCTTTTACAAGACAAACGGGCTGGGGACGGGCGTGGGGTACGGGGGACTGTTCAAGCCGTATCAGCCGTAG
- a CDS encoding 4-(cytidine 5'-diphospho)-2-C-methyl-D-erythritol kinase, translating into MTAPAPASPTGPATYLAPAKVNLGLSVRGLRQGGYHDLHTVMVPLAVGDELEIAPAPELTLRVEGAPGLPADEGNLVYRAARAYLDAAGAPGGAAITLHKTLPLASGLGGGSSDAATTLMALARLYPAGVRLPELALSLGADVPFFLLGQAALAEGMGEVLTPLPVPHVPLVLVNPGVEVSARDAYAWLDGEEEFTPELDVEGILTGLAGSGPVPYFNALQGPVAARHAPIREALAALTAAGLRAPLMSGSGATCFALAPNDDAAHAAAATLRAQHPDWWVAATRTL; encoded by the coding sequence ATGACCGCCCCTGCCCCTGCCTCCCCCACTGGCCCGGCGACCTACCTCGCCCCCGCCAAAGTCAACCTCGGCCTCAGCGTGCGCGGGCTGCGGCAGGGCGGCTACCACGACCTGCACACGGTCATGGTGCCGCTGGCGGTGGGCGACGAACTGGAAATCGCCCCCGCGCCGGAGCTGACCCTGCGGGTGGAGGGGGCGCCGGGGCTGCCCGCTGACGAGGGTAACCTCGTCTACCGGGCGGCGCGGGCCTATCTGGACGCGGCGGGGGCGCCGGGCGGCGCGGCGATCACCCTGCACAAGACGCTGCCCCTCGCCTCCGGGCTGGGGGGCGGCAGCAGCGACGCGGCGACCACCCTGATGGCGCTCGCCCGGCTCTACCCGGCGGGGGTGCGGCTGCCCGAGCTGGCCCTCTCGCTGGGGGCGGACGTGCCCTTTTTCCTGCTGGGACAGGCCGCGCTCGCCGAGGGCATGGGCGAGGTCCTCACGCCGTTGCCCGTGCCGCACGTGCCCCTGGTCCTCGTCAACCCCGGCGTGGAGGTCAGCGCCCGCGACGCCTACGCCTGGCTGGACGGGGAGGAGGAATTTACCCCCGAACTCGACGTGGAGGGCATTCTGACAGGATTGGCGGGGAGTGGGCCGGTGCCGTACTTCAATGCCCTGCAAGGCCCCGTCGCCGCCCGGCACGCCCCCATCCGCGAGGCGCTCGCGGCGCTGACGGCAGCGGGCCTCCGGGCCCCCCTCATGAGCGGCAGCGGCGCGACCTGTTTTGCCCTCGCCCCGAACGACGACGCGGCGCACGCGGCGGCGGCCACCCTGCGAGCGCAGCATCCGGACTGGTGGGTGGCGGCGACGCGGACACTGTAG
- the ispD gene encoding 2-C-methyl-D-erythritol 4-phosphate cytidylyltransferase — protein sequence MTGTGLPGSRTAALIPAAGSGTRLGRGPKAFVEVAGLSLLARSVAALAPWVDEVLVALPAGSDLPPGLLARAVEGGGTRQESVARLLADTDADVVLVHDAARPFLPGAVVGALLEAVAGTGAATVALPVADTLVRGEGGLWAEGVPREGLWAVQTPQAFRRELLVRAHAEAGAQEVSATDDAGLVARLGLPVRLVPGDARLFKVTTPGDLALAEALARVWDAGAR from the coding sequence GTGACGGGCACCGGCCTGCCCGGGAGCCGCACTGCCGCCCTGATTCCCGCCGCCGGGTCGGGCACGCGGCTGGGGCGGGGGCCAAAGGCGTTCGTGGAGGTCGCGGGGCTGAGCCTGCTGGCGCGCAGCGTGGCCGCGCTCGCCCCCTGGGTGGACGAGGTGCTCGTCGCCCTGCCCGCCGGGTCGGACCTGCCCCCCGGCCTCCTCGCCCGTGCGGTCGAGGGCGGGGGGACGCGGCAGGAGAGCGTGGCCCGGCTGCTCGCCGACACCGACGCTGACGTGGTGCTCGTCCACGACGCAGCGCGGCCCTTCCTGCCAGGAGCGGTGGTGGGGGCGCTGCTGGAGGCCGTGGCCGGGACGGGCGCGGCGACGGTGGCCCTGCCGGTCGCGGACACCCTGGTGCGCGGGGAGGGTGGCCTCTGGGCCGAGGGAGTCCCGCGTGAGGGCCTGTGGGCGGTCCAGACCCCGCAGGCCTTCCGGCGCGAGTTGCTGGTGCGGGCACACGCCGAGGCGGGGGCGCAGGAAGTGAGCGCCACCGACGATGCCGGACTCGTCGCGCGGCTGGGCCTCCCGGTGCGGCTGGTCCCCGGCGACGCGCGGCTGTTCAAGGTGACGACGCCGGGCGACCTCGCCCTGGCGGAAGCGCTGGCCCGCGTGTGGGATGCTGGGGCGCGATGA
- a CDS encoding UbiX family flavin prenyltransferase: MRLVVGVSGGSGIPYAGSILRALHALGVETHLIVTSGAKRVMTAEAGGPTLADLTALAHTVHDDRDLAASVASGSFRTDGMLVVPCSAGTLAKVAGGFADNLLSRAAHVTLKERRPLVLVLREDPLPRPMLTNMLAAHDAGATLMTASPGFYHAPQDVEELLHFVTARVLDQFGLDVPGFRRWKDSGA; the protein is encoded by the coding sequence ATGCGGCTGGTCGTCGGCGTGAGTGGAGGCAGCGGGATTCCGTATGCCGGGAGCATCCTGCGGGCGCTGCACGCGCTGGGCGTGGAGACGCACCTGATCGTGACGAGCGGGGCCAAACGGGTCATGACCGCCGAGGCGGGCGGCCCCACGCTGGCCGACCTCACGGCCCTGGCGCACACCGTCCATGACGACCGCGACCTCGCGGCGAGCGTGGCGAGCGGGTCCTTTCGCACGGACGGGATGCTGGTCGTGCCGTGCAGCGCGGGCACGTTGGCAAAGGTGGCGGGCGGCTTCGCGGACAACCTGCTGTCGCGGGCGGCGCACGTCACCCTCAAGGAGCGGCGGCCGCTGGTGCTCGTGCTGCGCGAGGACCCGCTGCCCCGGCCCATGCTGACGAACATGCTCGCCGCCCACGACGCCGGGGCCACCCTGATGACCGCCTCGCCGGGCTTCTACCACGCCCCGCAGGACGTGGAGGAACTGCTGCACTTCGTCACGGCGCGGGTGCTCGACCAGTTTGGGCTGGACGTGCCGGGCTTCCGGCGCTGGAAGGACTCGGGGGCGTGA
- a CDS encoding cytochrome P450 yields MTTLPTAADVLQGYWQGAHFADPPPYLDRARELSPVLYDPPSGMALLTGHAAAGAALKSPHVRTSKYAADPSLASSEAARLMAPMMLFHDGASHTRLRSLAQRAFTPRVLVESREFVTGLTDTLLDGAARQAGANGGEVDAVAALAVPLPVAVIVEMLGLSGTDADRFKTWAGSVADLIGGLNVPPERWAQVEADAGAMRSYFRTLADDLRAHPRPGLLSALAAAEDGGEHLSGDELLANAVLLLVAGHETTSNLLSGSLLALHEWPEERAWLAEATEGQVGNAVEELLRFLSPVQGTARFTAAPLTLEGVALPPGLPLLVSLAGANRDPAVYPDPHTLRLSRENARTHLAFAAGAHYCLGAGLARMEAAVFLTRFLARFPEYRVPEQALTYLPNLTLRGLRALRVAL; encoded by the coding sequence ATGACCACCCTTCCCACCGCCGCCGACGTCCTCCAGGGGTACTGGCAGGGCGCCCACTTCGCCGACCCGCCCCCCTACCTCGACCGGGCGCGGGAGCTGTCCCCTGTCCTGTACGACCCGCCCAGCGGCATGGCCCTGCTGACCGGCCACGCGGCGGCGGGCGCGGCCCTCAAGAGTCCGCACGTCCGCACTAGCAAGTACGCCGCCGACCCTTCCCTCGCCAGCAGCGAGGCCGCCCGGTTGATGGCCCCGATGATGCTGTTTCACGACGGCGCCTCGCACACCCGGCTGCGGTCGCTGGCGCAGCGGGCCTTTACCCCCAGGGTGCTGGTGGAGAGCCGCGAGTTCGTGACCGGCCTGACCGACACCCTGCTGGACGGGGCCGCGCGGCAGGCGGGCGCGAACGGGGGAGAGGTGGATGCCGTGGCTGCCCTCGCGGTGCCGCTGCCCGTCGCCGTGATCGTGGAGATGCTGGGGCTGTCGGGCACCGACGCCGACCGCTTCAAGACCTGGGCGGGCAGCGTGGCCGACCTGATCGGCGGCCTGAACGTGCCCCCGGAGCGATGGGCACAGGTGGAGGCCGACGCCGGGGCCATGCGCTCGTACTTCCGCACCCTCGCTGACGACTTGCGTGCCCATCCCCGCCCCGGCCTGCTCTCGGCCCTCGCCGCCGCCGAGGACGGGGGCGAACACCTCAGCGGGGACGAACTGCTCGCCAACGCGGTGCTGCTGCTCGTCGCGGGCCACGAGACGACCTCCAACCTGCTCTCGGGCAGCTTGCTGGCCCTGCACGAGTGGCCGGAGGAACGGGCCTGGCTCGCGGAAGCTACAGAAGGACAGGTGGGGAACGCCGTTGAGGAACTGCTGCGCTTCCTCTCGCCTGTGCAGGGCACCGCCCGCTTCACGGCGGCGCCGCTCACGCTGGAGGGCGTCGCGCTGCCGCCGGGCCTCCCGCTGCTGGTCAGCCTCGCGGGGGCGAACCGCGACCCCGCCGTGTACCCGGACCCCCACACCCTGCGCCTCTCGCGCGAGAACGCCCGGACGCACCTCGCCTTTGCCGCCGGGGCGCACTACTGCCTGGGGGCGGGGCTGGCGCGGATGGAGGCGGCGGTGTTCCTGACCCGCTTCCTGGCCCGCTTTCCGGAGTACCGGGTGCCCGAGCAAGCGCTGACCTACCTGCCCAACCTGACCCTGCGGGGCCTGCGGGCGCTGCGCGTGGCCCTGTAG
- a CDS encoding response regulator transcription factor, producing the protein MIRVLLAEDQSLVLGALSALLSLEGDLEVVGTATDGEAALGLVRTLLPDVLVTDIEMPRLSGLDLAARVREDLPGVRVVIVTTFARSGYLRRALDAGARGYLLKDAPASELAQAIRRVHAGGRAIAPALAEEAWGERDPFTDRERQVLREAEAGASTAAIAARLGLSEGTVRNYLSEAISKVGAGNRAEAARKAREKGWL; encoded by the coding sequence GTGATCCGGGTCCTGCTGGCCGAGGACCAGTCCCTCGTGCTGGGCGCCCTCTCCGCGCTGCTCTCGCTGGAAGGCGATCTGGAGGTCGTGGGCACGGCGACGGATGGGGAGGCGGCGCTGGGGCTGGTACGGACCCTCTTGCCCGACGTGCTCGTCACCGATATCGAGATGCCGCGCCTGAGCGGGCTGGACCTCGCCGCGCGGGTGCGGGAGGACCTTCCTGGGGTGCGGGTGGTCATCGTCACGACCTTTGCCCGGAGCGGGTACCTGCGGCGGGCGCTGGACGCCGGGGCGCGGGGCTACCTGCTCAAGGACGCGCCCGCCTCGGAACTGGCCCAGGCCATCCGCCGGGTTCACGCCGGGGGCCGGGCGATTGCGCCCGCGCTGGCCGAGGAGGCGTGGGGCGAGCGCGACCCGTTCACTGACCGGGAGCGTCAGGTGCTGCGCGAGGCCGAGGCCGGGGCGAGCACCGCCGCCATCGCCGCGCGGCTGGGGCTGTCGGAGGGGACGGTGCGCAACTACCTCTCGGAGGCGATCAGCAAGGTGGGCGCTGGGAATAGGGCTGAGGCAGCGAGAAAGGCGAGGGAGAAGGGATGGTTGTGA
- a CDS encoding sensor histidine kinase: protein MTRPAPRRTLVWDLFPMFWLAFLAFPVAGFLERPRTWSETALFVGLLALFLAVYLNVFRFRVPTGRSAGVQERWAVAGWVLSLVTYFVLFPLTSGTGSAFLIYGASMIGFQARTALALWLAFLNAAVMVWPFWTGTYQPDDLWWLAPNLLFTLVAAYANHASYGQRIARAQLEVVQREKERLAADAERERIARDLHDLLGHTLSVIVLKSELAGKLAERDPVRAAQEIREVERISREALTEVRDAVHGYRGSGLNAELARAKVALDAAGVRLSVTGPLPDLPAPTEAGAAMLLREAVTNVVRHAHAREVEVTLTRTKGGHRLVIRDDGVGGEGPEGSGLTGMRERLRALGGQLTRDGTGGTTLTADFPDDVGGEGTGAGLVTA from the coding sequence ATGACCCGCCCGGCCCCGCGCCGCACCCTGGTCTGGGACCTGTTCCCGATGTTCTGGCTGGCATTCCTGGCCTTTCCGGTCGCGGGGTTTCTGGAGCGTCCCCGGACGTGGAGCGAGACGGCGCTGTTCGTCGGCCTGCTGGCCCTGTTTCTGGCCGTGTACCTGAACGTCTTCCGCTTCCGGGTCCCCACGGGCCGCAGCGCCGGAGTGCAGGAACGGTGGGCCGTGGCCGGGTGGGTCCTGAGCCTGGTGACCTACTTTGTCCTCTTTCCGCTGACGAGCGGCACGGGCAGCGCCTTTCTGATCTACGGGGCGAGCATGATCGGTTTCCAGGCCAGAACTGCCCTCGCCCTGTGGCTGGCCTTCCTCAACGCGGCGGTGATGGTCTGGCCCTTCTGGACCGGCACCTACCAGCCCGACGACCTGTGGTGGCTGGCCCCCAACCTCCTCTTCACCCTCGTCGCCGCCTATGCCAACCACGCGAGCTACGGGCAGCGGATCGCCCGCGCCCAACTGGAGGTGGTGCAGCGTGAAAAGGAGCGCCTGGCCGCCGACGCCGAGCGCGAACGCATCGCCCGCGACCTGCACGACCTGCTGGGGCATACCCTCTCCGTGATCGTCCTCAAGAGCGAACTGGCGGGCAAGCTGGCCGAGCGCGACCCGGTTCGCGCCGCGCAGGAAATCCGCGAGGTCGAGCGCATCAGCCGGGAGGCGCTGACGGAGGTCCGCGACGCCGTTCACGGCTACCGGGGCAGCGGCCTGAATGCCGAACTCGCCCGCGCCAAGGTGGCCCTCGACGCGGCGGGGGTGCGGCTCAGCGTGACGGGTCCCCTCCCCGACCTCCCCGCCCCCACCGAGGCGGGCGCCGCCATGCTGCTGCGCGAGGCCGTGACGAACGTGGTCCGGCACGCCCACGCCCGCGAGGTCGAGGTCACGCTGACCCGCACCAAGGGGGGCCACCGCCTCGTCATCCGCGACGACGGGGTGGGCGGCGAGGGGCCCGAGGGGAGCGGCCTGACGGGGATGCGCGAGCGGCTGCGGGCGCTGGGCGGCCAGCTCACCCGCGACGGCACGGGCGGCACGACCCTGACCGCCGACTTCCCCGACGACGTGGGCGGCGAGGGCACGGGCGCGGGCCTGGTGACGGCGTGA
- a CDS encoding ABC transporter permease: MTTLTTAAPATHRTPLLPALGQLVLAELRRMIRNPMFFIGTVGFPIMFFGLFGLPAVKETTDSGVNVGQIILVSFGTYSLLSLAMFSFGSAVAVERTGGWLRLLRASPMPTWMYLAGKVIAALCFSALSLTLLYTFAHFAGGVTLPLGLALSLLVKLLAGMVSLIAVGLSIGFLANPQAAQVLANLVSFIIAFASGLFVPLDGLPNFIQKIAPYLPSYHLAGVGWGTVAGQTGGEGTHWLWLAGYALVFGALALWALRRDEARGQ; this comes from the coding sequence ATGACGACCCTGACCACCGCCGCCCCCGCCACCCACCGCACGCCCCTCCTGCCCGCCCTGGGGCAACTGGTCCTGGCCGAGCTGCGGCGGATGATTCGCAACCCCATGTTCTTCATCGGCACGGTCGGCTTTCCGATCATGTTCTTCGGGCTGTTCGGCCTGCCCGCGGTGAAGGAAACCACGGACAGCGGGGTGAACGTGGGCCAGATCATTCTGGTGAGCTTCGGGACCTACTCGCTGCTGAGCCTCGCCATGTTCTCCTTCGGGTCGGCGGTGGCCGTGGAGCGGACGGGTGGGTGGCTGCGGCTGCTGCGGGCCTCGCCCATGCCGACGTGGATGTACCTCGCGGGCAAGGTGATCGCCGCGCTGTGCTTCAGCGCCCTGAGCCTGACGCTGCTGTACACCTTCGCGCACTTCGCGGGCGGCGTGACCCTGCCGCTGGGGCTGGCGCTGAGCCTGCTCGTCAAGCTGCTCGCGGGCATGGTGTCGCTGATTGCCGTGGGCCTGAGCATCGGCTTTCTGGCAAACCCGCAGGCCGCGCAGGTCCTGGCAAACCTTGTTAGCTTCATCATCGCCTTCGCGTCGGGGCTGTTCGTGCCGCTGGACGGGCTCCCGAACTTCATCCAGAAGATCGCGCCGTATCTGCCGAGTTATCACCTCGCGGGAGTCGGGTGGGGCACGGTGGCCGGGCAGACGGGCGGGGAGGGGACGCACTGGCTGTGGCTGGCCGGGTACGCGCTCGTCTTCGGGGCGCTGGCGCTCTGGGCGCTGCGGCGGGACGAGGCACGCGGGCAGTGA
- a CDS encoding ABC transporter ATP-binding protein: MNAIELSGVDKRFGAVEALRDLTLDVRAGELTALLGPNGAGKTTAISLMLGLARPTSGKVRVLGGDPQAGGVRSQIGSMPQESAIPQALTVREAVTLFARLYPEPLTVDAALDLADLRGVAGRRAGALSGGQARRLAFALAVVGDPEVLFLDEPTTGMDAASRLAFWHAAEGLKTQGRTILLTTHYLEEAERTADRVVVMNAGSVLADGTPESLRGRVATGRVRFTSDLVLTELRALPGVESVEVNPRGHADLRTREPEALVRALVQSGTPFTELEVTRASLEDAFLSLTAPVARA; this comes from the coding sequence ATGAACGCCATAGAGCTGAGCGGGGTGGACAAGCGGTTCGGGGCGGTGGAGGCGCTGCGGGACCTGACGCTGGACGTGCGGGCGGGCGAGCTGACGGCGCTGCTGGGACCCAACGGGGCGGGCAAGACGACCGCGATCAGTCTGATGCTGGGGCTGGCACGGCCCACCTCGGGCAAGGTGCGGGTGCTGGGCGGGGACCCACAGGCGGGCGGGGTGCGCTCGCAGATCGGCTCCATGCCGCAGGAGAGCGCGATCCCACAGGCCCTCACCGTGCGCGAGGCAGTCACGCTGTTCGCGCGGCTGTACCCGGAGCCGCTGACGGTGGACGCGGCCCTCGACCTCGCGGACCTGCGGGGCGTGGCGGGGCGGCGGGCGGGAGCACTGTCAGGAGGGCAGGCGCGGCGCCTCGCCTTCGCGCTCGCGGTCGTGGGCGACCCGGAGGTCCTCTTTTTGGACGAGCCGACGACCGGCATGGACGCCGCGAGCCGCCTCGCTTTCTGGCACGCGGCCGAGGGGTTGAAGACCCAGGGCCGCACCATCCTCCTCACCACGCACTATCTGGAGGAGGCCGAGCGCACCGCCGACCGGGTGGTCGTGATGAACGCGGGCAGTGTCCTCGCCGACGGCACGCCCGAGAGCCTGCGCGGGCGGGTGGCGACGGGGCGGGTGCGCTTCACCTCCGACCTGGTGCTGACTGAGCTCCGCGCTCTACCCGGCGTCGAGTCGGTGGAGGTCAATCCGCGCGGCCACGCCGACTTGCGGACTCGCGAGCCGGAGGCGCTGGTGCGGGCGCTCGTGCAATCCGGCACCCCCTTCACCGAGCTGGAAGTCACCCGCGCGAGCCTGGAAGACGCCTTCCTGAGCCTGACCGCTCCTGTGGCCCGCGCCTGA